The sequence below is a genomic window from Granulicatella elegans.
GACGTGCATCTACTTCATCTGCATGAGCTGTATGTCCTTCTTGCCATAAAAACTCAGATGTACGTAAGAATGGTAAAGTTTTCTTTTCCCAACGGAATACATTTGCCCATTGGTTTACTTCATATGGTAAATCACGGTATGAATTAATCCAGTTTGAGAATGCAGTCCCAATCATTGTTTCACTTGTTGGACGTAATGCTAAACGTTCTTCTAATTTTTCACCGGCTGCTTCAGTTACCCATGGTAATTCTGGTGCAAAACCTTCAATATGATCTGCTTCTTTAGTGAAGAAACTTTCTGGAATTAGCATCGGGAAGTAAGCATTACGAATTCCTTCTTCTTTAAAGCGACGGTTAAATTCTTCTTGGATATGTTCCCAAATTTCAAATCCGTCTGGTTTAAAAATCATACATCCACGCACTGGTGAATAATCCATTAAATCAGCTTTTTGAATGGTTTGAATATACCATTTTGAGAAATCTTCTCTTTGTAAGTTTGTTTTTTCTGCCATAGTAGCACTCCTTTTCTAACGATTGTGGAACAAAAAAGCCATTCTCCCTATAAAAAGGACGAATGACTCGCGGTACCACCTTTAATTACATTTCATGTTAAATGTCTCTTGGAACGTGATAACGGTACGCAAACCGGATTATTTTAATAATCAATATTCTGGTAGGTTCCATTCTAAAAGCGGGGGTTCTCTCTCAGCCATGAAGAACTTTCTGTACCCATTAAAGAACTTACTATTCCATTCATTATACTACCGAAAAAATAACTAGAAAGCAAGTGTTATGTCTATTTTCTAAGATAAATCCACTTGCTGAATTGTAAAATGAAGTGCAACCAAAATACTTTGTATAGTAGCACTAGCAATGAGACAGCCATAGCTGGCTGCTGGCGTCCATCTGCTACTATCACACAAAGCCAATCTCATAAACGCACTCTCATAATTATCCGTAAAAATAGAAATGACTTTTCGCAGTAGCAACAGTCCTATAAGCCACAAAGGCTTATAGGGCAGGAAAAATTGAGACCCTTGGCTCAATTTTTAGGCATGAGACCGTAGGGCTGCTGCCGTCCTAAGCTACATTAGAAAAGTCAATTTCTATTAACATTAGTTTCGGAAAATCTTAGCCTCCAAGAACAGGTCATTATACAACCCTAACAACTCAGAACCTAGATTCTCATACACTTCCATATGCTCCATCTGCTCATCCGTAGGATAAAAAGTCTCATTATTCGTTACCTCTTCTGGTAACAACTCTAACGCATCCTTATTCGGAGTTGAATACCCAACATATTCTGCATTTTTAGCAGCCACATCTGGTCTCAATAAAAAGGAAATAAAGCGATACGCACCATCATAGTTTTTGGCCGTTTTTGGAATGACAATATTATCAAACCATAAGTTCGTTCCCTCTTTCGGTAAGACATACGCTAAGTCTTCATTTTTCTCCAACATTTTCGCAGCTTCCCCAGAGAATGAAACGCCAATGGAAGCTTCCCCTTGCGCCATATACGTCTTCATTTCATCCGCAATAATCGCTTTAGCATTTGGCATTAATGTTTTCAAGAATTTACCAGCTTCTTTTACAACTTCAGGATCCTTTTCGTTCAAAGAATACCCTTGTGTTTGAAGCGCAATTCCCATCATTTCTCTAGCTCCATCAATAAATAAAATGGAATCTTTGTAGTCTTCTTTCCATAAATCAGACCATTTCGTAATTTCACCTTCAGCAATATTTTTAGTATTATAAATAATTCCTAAAGTTCCCCAGAAATAAGGAATACTATAACGATTATTTGGATCAAAACTCTTATTCAAGAATTTTCCATCTAAATGTTCGATTCCTTCAATTTTAGAATAATCTAGTGGCACTAATAAATCTTCTTTTAACATTTTATGAATGGCATATTCACTTGGAATCGCCACATCATAATTTGTACCACCTTGTTTGATTTTTGTATACATCGCTTCATTTGAATCAAATGTTTCATAAATTACTTTATAACCTGTTTCTTCTTCAAACTGAGTAATTAAACTAGGATCAATATAATCTCCCCAGTTGTAAACAATAATCGTATCAAGGCTACCGGCAGTAGCTGTTTCAAAATTTTTTCTAAAAAGAAACAATCCCAAACTTGCGACTAAAATTGCTCCAATAAACATCATTAATCGCTTCATAACGCTACCCCCTTCACTAAATCATTCTCATCATTTTTTTGATTTAAACGTTTTGCTTGATATTGTTGAATGAAATAATATCCAATCACTAACACTAATGAGAACAAGAACATTAAAGTACTTAATGCATTAATTTGTAAACTAATTCCTTGACGGGCTCTTGAATAAATTTCAACCGCAATTGTTGAGAATCCATTACCTGTTACGAAGAACGTTACCGCAAAATCATCTAATGAATACGTAAACGCCATAAAAAATCCACTCAAAATTCCAGGTGTAATCGATGGTAAAATAATTCGTGTTAACACTTGCGAACTTGTTGCACCTAAGTCACGTGCCGCAGTAATCATTGAACGATTCATTTCTGTTAATTTTGGTAAAACCATTAATACAACAATTGGAATATTAAACGCAATATGCGAAAGTAGTACAGACCAAAATCCTAATTTAAATCCAATAAAGGTAAATAAAATTAATAAACTTGCCCCGATAATAACGTCTGGAGAAACTAATAAAATATTATTCATCCCAAGCACAAATTGCTTTCTTCTATTTGAACGAATAAAATCAATCATAATTGCTCCGAGAGTTCCAATAATCGTTGCACATAGTGCAGATAATAAGGCTAAAATTAAAGTATCAATAACGATTCCAATTAATCTAGTATCTCCAAGAACCGCTTGATAATGTTCTAAAGTAAACGATTGGAAATCGTTCATTCCTCCACCACTATTGAATGAATAATAAATCAAATAGAAAATTGGAGCATATAGTACTGCAAACACAAATACTAAATAAGCATTTGATAACCAATGATTTTTTTCTAATTTCATTATGCTTCTCCTCCATGTCTACGATCTCGTGTGACAAACATTAAGACAATCATCGCCACAATTAAGACAACCCCAATTGTTGAACCCATTCCCCAGTTTTGTGTCACTAAGAAATGTTGCTCTACAGCAGTTCCTAATGTAATCACACGATTTCCTCCAATTAAACGAGTTAACATGAATAGTGATAGTGAGGGAATAAATACTGCTTGAACGCCACTTCTAACACCACTCATTGTTAATGGAATGACAACATTTTTTAATGTTTGCCATGGAGTCGCACCAAGATCTCGACTTGCTGCAATTAGCGAACTTGGCAATTCTTCTACTGCATTGAAAATTGGTAAAATCATAAATGGTAACTCAATATAAGCAGCTACTGTTAAGAAACTAAAATCCGTAAATAGAAATTCTTTTGGCGCAATTCCAAATAATGATAAAAATTGATTGACAGTACCCGTTTGGCTAAAAATTCCAATAAAAGCATAAGCTTTTAATAATAAATTGACCCAAGTCGGTAAGATGATTAATAATAGCCATAAATTTTTATGTTTAGTTTTACTTAAAAAGTAAGCTGTTGGATAACTCACGACTAAAGTCACTAATGTTACTAAAAAGGCATACCACACTGAGTTAAATGTCATTTCTAAATAATTACCAGAAGAAAAATAATTCGTATAGTTTCCAATCGTTAATTGATTATTAATATCAAAAAATGACTTATAGAAAATCATCGCCAAAGGCGCTACTACAAATAATGCCAACCATAACAGATATGGAATGGAAAAGCACATGCGAGAATTTTTACTCATTGCTATCGTCCTCCACTTCCTCATAGCTTTCTAGACGTGCATCAAATTCTTCTTCACTTTCTCCAAAACGCATTACGTGAATATCTTGTGGCTCGAAGTATAATCCAACTTTAGAACCAACTTCTGCTTTTTTCGTTGAGTGAATCATCCACTCATTTTTATTTTCGTCATAACAAATAATTTCATAGTGAACTCCACGGAATAATTGTGTATCCACTTCAACAATTAATTTTCCTTTATCCACACTTGTTAGAGATAAATCTTCCGGACGAATAACGATTTCAACTTTTTCATTTGGACGCATACCAGCATCGGCACATTCAAATTCTTTACCAACAAATTCTACTAAGTAGTCTTCTTTCATCACACCAGCAACGATATTACTTTCTCCGATAAAGTCCGCAACGAAACGGTTAATTGGTTCATCATAAATATCAACTGGAGTCCCAGATTGAATAATTTCCCCACCATTTAATACGAAGATTTCATCACTCATCGCA
It includes:
- a CDS encoding ABC transporter substrate-binding protein, giving the protein MKRLMMFIGAILVASLGLFLFRKNFETATAGSLDTIIVYNWGDYIDPSLITQFEEETGYKVIYETFDSNEAMYTKIKQGGTNYDVAIPSEYAIHKMLKEDLLVPLDYSKIEGIEHLDGKFLNKSFDPNNRYSIPYFWGTLGIIYNTKNIAEGEITKWSDLWKEDYKDSILFIDGAREMMGIALQTQGYSLNEKDPEVVKEAGKFLKTLMPNAKAIIADEMKTYMAQGEASIGVSFSGEAAKMLEKNEDLAYVLPKEGTNLWFDNIVIPKTAKNYDGAYRFISFLLRPDVAAKNAEYVGYSTPNKDALELLPEEVTNNETFYPTDEQMEHMEVYENLGSELLGLYNDLFLEAKIFRN
- a CDS encoding ABC transporter permease — encoded protein: MKLEKNHWLSNAYLVFVFAVLYAPIFYLIYYSFNSGGGMNDFQSFTLEHYQAVLGDTRLIGIVIDTLILALLSALCATIIGTLGAIMIDFIRSNRRKQFVLGMNNILLVSPDVIIGASLLILFTFIGFKLGFWSVLLSHIAFNIPIVVLMVLPKLTEMNRSMITAARDLGATSSQVLTRIILPSITPGILSGFFMAFTYSLDDFAVTFFVTGNGFSTIAVEIYSRARQGISLQINALSTLMFLFSLVLVIGYYFIQQYQAKRLNQKNDENDLVKGVAL
- a CDS encoding ABC transporter permease, which produces MSKNSRMCFSIPYLLWLALFVVAPLAMIFYKSFFDINNQLTIGNYTNYFSSGNYLEMTFNSVWYAFLVTLVTLVVSYPTAYFLSKTKHKNLWLLLIILPTWVNLLLKAYAFIGIFSQTGTVNQFLSLFGIAPKEFLFTDFSFLTVAAYIELPFMILPIFNAVEELPSSLIAASRDLGATPWQTLKNVVIPLTMSGVRSGVQAVFIPSLSLFMLTRLIGGNRVITLGTAVEQHFLVTQNWGMGSTIGVVLIVAMIVLMFVTRDRRHGGEA